TCGAAAGAAACATAGCAGAAGGGGCATTCAACGCTTACATTCCATCCATTTTTTCTCGAAAGGATCTCCCAAAGCTAGCATGGAGCAGATTTCTTATAGCCAACTACTTGGAAGTTGTTTGGTTcgtgagaagaaaagaggagaaagTGTGGCTAatggagaaagaaaaattatctCATGTAAAAATTATCAAAGTAGATATTTCatggaaataaaattttcaCATTTCAAATGAGAATATGAGATGAAAAAATTTAATTTCCATGTGCACGAAACCaaggtaatttttttttctaaaagtgTCATTAAGCTTTTAGATATAATGGGGCcaaatgttttcttttattaaagatataacatgtattttacataacttttattaaaaactactTTCTCAGGCATCACATATCCAGGTATCAGCTTtcacaaaaaatattttagtatagAAAAATTCTTTCCACGGACCAAATGGTCCTTAAAGACAGCGTGCTTCCTTAAGGCATccttataattataaaaaaaaacatcattaTGATTATGATGCTTCTGAAAACATATGGCGAGCAGCGCATGATTGATTTATGCTTCATAATTTGTTTTCTATTTCTTGAGGGGCTAGATGAAGAGATCTAGGGTTGAACGATGATGAGAATTCGGAAAGCAGATGGAGAAGAGGGGAGTTTGAATCCGTGGCAGGGGTTTGAGGTCTGGAGGAGGTGTTACGTGAGAAGAAAATGGAAGTTTGAATCCTGTTTTTAGTCCCATGGAAATTGACCctgcaaattaattttaaattattttcttttccaagaaataaattaaaatttatatgtTATTACGAGACCACCTCTCTGTAAATGGACGTGCTTCTAACCTAttgttaaatatatttcaagtCAGAATATGATTGTTAAAAATACTTCAAGTAATATGATGTTGCAACCATGTATTTAATGGTTGTTTCTTTGAAAGATTATAACATGGATATCTTGTTTCAGTGCtagtaaaaattttataaaaaaattaaaaaattagatGCAATCTGAACTATCCTGCTAGACAGAGAAATGGTCGATCACATTGAGTAGGGTTTTCATGAGAAAATATTGCGATGATCAATAATTGTGTCTAGATTCGAGTTTGGGGAAAAGGCAAGGATGAGGGAGTTGAAGTTGTGAATGGAAGGATATCTTTTGATTTGGTGATCATCGTGAAGATCATGACTAATATTACATATTATGTATGGTTGGTGATGCATTTTATTGTAGCTGATTGCACATACCATATATGAGGGTCATAGGAAGCCATGAATACCACAGTTGCTTGACTCTTTGAAAGAATCATGTGATGAATCTTGCAACAGTTCCCATACAGAACAATGGCTTGCCTAACTACATTGTCCGAGAGAATTGTTTCCTCTTGGAACTGTTGGTAAAATgcaataaaaaattaatgatgcctcaaatttttttcttctctttgtgTAATTAAATGAGATATCACTTACGAAGCAAAAAAAATCTCTACATAAGCAATTGTCaagcaaaataatcaagcaatccataaaaaagaaaataatgaaattacAGTAGGCCCTCTCTAGTTCAACTAAAGGCTATATAAACACCATCAAGATTGAATCTTGGTTTCCACAACCAAAATATTGATCATCAATAAAACGGATTTCAacaataaacaacaaaatagAGGATAGATCTCACGAAGTGTTGATGCccgaaataattattttttaaagatcCAAACCATTCAAGCTGCATCCGAAAACAACATGTAATTTCAGCCAAAATCAACTATCTAATCATAAGACAAAATAGgaattttttctcttcttcttattaACGTTACTCAGTTTTGTACGGTTACCATACCACCTGGACATATTACCTTAATTTGTTTTGGGAACAAATTAAGGCTGACTAGACGTATAGCAGCGCAAGTGTGAAGAACTAAATTGGTAGTCAAGCAACGGACTGGCCGTAAATTTCCCAAGGTAATTGCGGAGTCCTATTGGAAGAACAACTCATGGCACGAGTGGGAAATCTTATTTTATAGGAAAGTATCACAGTATTTATACACCAGGACCCCGAATCATCATGGGCGGCCCACAAGTTCCCCCTTTGGATCTCCTCCCTCTCGTCCCCTCTCCTTCGATCGGCATGGCCTCCTCCCATTCGCATCATCGTCTCCCTTGGAAACACGGCGAATTGGTGTTCTGCCTCAAGTCAGAGACATCCGTCGGCGCCGACGTCGGCCGGCCCCACATGCTCGTCGAGGTCACGCTGAGCTTCTTCATGAAGTTCGCAATTCCCTCGCCGGTTGAAGGAGGATTCTATCGCTTCGGCTGTCATATTACGCCACGCGAGCGCTACATGCTTCCGGTCGATAACCCATCGCTGTGCTTCTCGACGCCCGATGCCTCCGCGAAGACCGCTGCTATGTTGGTCCCAGACGCGAAGCCGCGGCTCGGTGAAATTCTCCGACTTCTGGTGCCGGACATATCGCGCTTCGCTCACGCCACGATGAAGAGTGCAGAGTCTCAGGGGCATACGGCCATGAAGGTGAGCGTCGAAGCCGTCGCCATTGTGAAGGTGAATTTCGACATGGTAGAGAAATATTGGAGGCTTCGGCCGGGCGATGATGATGAGGAAGAGTCGCTAGGGACCTGCGCGGTGTGTCTCGGTGAAATACGGAAAGAACGGTTCTGGCCTGCAAGACTTGCATGCTCTCATACGTTCCACCTCAGATGCATAGCTCTTTGGCTGCAGCGGCAGAATTCTTGCCCCTTATGTAGATCAGAGCAGCACATAATCGTAGATGCTTAGCTTGGGtttcttattttcttattttatctAAGTTTAGTCGGACAAGTATTTTGTTTTTCAAGCCAATGTTAAACTTATGAAAGTTTAGTTTAATTTGATTAGTGAGTTTCATGGAGCAGAAAGGATTTCTCAATATTTCCCTGATCATTGTTATAATTAGTTTATGGTGTATATAGTTATTTGGAGATTTGAGTTGATTTTGCTGGGGTTGGTATCAAATTCTAGCATGATAATTCTATTGCGAACTTTAATATTTCAGCATTATCTGAATCTCAGTATTCTGCTTTGTTTCTTAGTTCTTGAGGTTAATAGGGTTCAGGGTCCTTGACAATGGTGTCTTGAACTCAATATGCAAGACTTTATTTTTTAGTGGAAGTAGAAGATGGTGAAGCTTTTATCTTGTAGTGGGAGAGAGAGTGCATTGTTTTTATAAAGacgaggagagagaaggagaaaatTCTTTTTGGTCTTTAAAAGTGAGTTAAacttatattttcttttgaataagtttgtttttctctcttaattttttttctttcttcttccgttGTTGCTTGATTTAATTGAGTTTGTTATGGATCATGGACTAGCATGTTTGACCTATACTGAGTAGCATGCCGTTCTATATCATGTGTTTCGATATTTCAGCCGATGACTCTTTGATCATTGCACTTCTTGACCCATGATGCTTCGCATAAGGTTCTTGCACCGTCAATCCTTACAAGGTGTCCACTACTCGATAAACTCTGGTattacaatcatggagatgtATTAGTTGGGAGAGCACCATAGGGCAGATTACCTTGGATATAAGAGGAGCAGGAAGAGTCATGAGGGGCTTGTGCAGCCTGCCTTGACAAAGTAAAGAGGAGGAGGGGGTCTTGGCAGCCACATTTGCTCTGCTTGAGATGCATCTTTGCATGGCTGCAGCAGGAGAATTCTTGCCCCTTGTGTAGATCAAGGCAGCCCATATTGTTATAGATGCTTGGCTAGGGTTTCTTACCTTATGAAAGTTTAGTTGCTGACATATTTAATCCATCGCAACTCGCCGAGTTACAGTgagctagttttttcttttaattatgtGAGGATAATAGTGAGCATGATTGTTAAGTAGTATTATAAGCAAGTGGAGCAGAAAACATTTGTTGATTTTCCGCTAGATATTGTTGAGGTGATCTTCCCCATCTTCATGGTCTTATTGGTTCATGGAGTAATTTAGAGCTTCCAATGGTGATTCGTCCTGAGTCGGTGGATTTTGCCGGACATATCCTAACTACCAACTAGAGATGATCATAGGCTGAGCTTAGGTATAGAAAATATCAATTTTTACGTAAGCTCGGCTCGATGCCTGATTAAAATGAATAGAGTTTAGGTTAGAGGCCCGATTTATGATTAGCTCTACTGCCAACGTTGATACTTTAGAAGAAACAAGAACCCACCATTAGTCAGATAACTTTGGGTCTAGTACCATCTATATATGTGGGTTTCTATtctcgttttttttttgggttatatAATTTCGGTTTACTTTTGGCAATTAGTTTAGCTTTTGACATGGATATAGTTGGCCCAACCTGAATGAACCAAGAGTAAAAATTTAAGAAGGATTCATCTTCtgataaaaaaaaagtgatgatttttctaaaataaaaagaaaattgtatTTGATTGAAATTTGTTCAGGAGTTAGATTTATTAGTCCTACATCAATTTTGCTCGAAGAATCATCTGAAGAGGAAAGTTTTGTTTAATCAACTTGTTCCAGCCCCATATACAATCGAAATATCATATGACCAAGTTGCAAGAGTCCTTCATGTAGCCAAGTTGGTGTATGAGAGGTCTCTTGACTCTCTTAGATCAATATatagagggggaaaaaaagcctttttataaattttacattcaatttcttttcctgttatattttatttttgtttgccAAACTTTGTttcccatttatttaattatgtaAAGAAtattaacttgttgttttgtaaACGGCATCGCAATTGGCCCATGTTGAGAGCGGGGATGGATCATATGTAAAATTTTGAATGGGCCCGACCCTTTATTAAGAGAAGGTCTCATATTTGGATCTCGAACCCAACCACACAAGAACCTCTCATGAACCTGTGCTTTTACCCAATTACATAAAAAACCCTAAATAACCCTCTTCTGCAACTCTCTGTTAGATACCTTTAATAATACCCATGCGATGCATGGGATgacaatgaaaataaaaatataattttatataataaaagaataataagaattttaaaaaaataaaataaaaaagtgcAATGCTAACCCTTCTAATCATTTCGATCGCCGTAGTATGCAATGGTCTTTAATTATAGGAAGAAATAGAggcgagtttttttttttttggtctccCACTACCTTTAATCACCATGACACTAAGCTCAAGTTCaaatttttccaaaaataaataaaaagataaccttttcttttctttaagtaCCCAAAAGAAATAAGAAGTGGAGTTTTTTTAACTCCCTCTTCCTTTACGCAACTTCAGAatgccatatatatatattttttacttttcttgaatttatttcaaaattttagattttttttgtgagtgtgggcttcttcttttttttttgcatggctTCCTGTAATTGTTACTATTTTTTTGTACACAATATTTTTATGCACATggtattattttcttttctgaatgttttttttctttttgatcaatctcactaaaaaacTAAATTATTACGAATagattattttttcctttttttgtgcGTATGGAGTTCCCAAAAGGAATAAGAAGTTTCTTTTTGAACAttcctttttgaaaaaaagttttttttcatTTCGAAAAGTCccactaaaaatctaatttactTGCAGAGAAGATATtgcaaatgaattattttttcccttttttatgTATAAAATTTCCAGAAAAAAgatgcagaattttttgaacatttttttattctaatctaattattttttatgcgtatattcttttttttcctttttaaagagTCCCACTaaaaacaaattatgttttttcttctttgtacatgcaaaatatatgcaaaatttcctttttaaatatgattttcaaaaataacagaatcaaattttctctctctataactttcgaaaaattaatttttttatatttttttatattttttctaaattttgaagAAGTTGAGTTTTCACTTCTCTTTCCATTTAATAGAATTAGAGGTCTTTttgtgtttcattttttttttatcgttcactttctttgatctttttctttgaaccatGCAATGCCATTGGCCCTCCAACGCTATCCCAATCGAGCTTGGCCCTCCAACCCTATCCCAATTGCGTGACCAAAAACCCATTGCTGCCGTGCAAATCAAATCATATGCATCCATCGACGAGTCCATATCAGCTTTTTCAAGTATATGTCTACGTGTGCGGTTTGAGAGCACATCCACATTAAAGAGAGAAGGTCAATACAAGGGATGGAGGCTGGAAGGACCTGCACGGTTCTTTTGATGCCGTAAGCTACATTGGTTTGACGTTGTTAtctttaatgtttttttttagtgATGGCTTCCCTTGAAAAAATGTTCAAATGATTCTTTATCCAATGATGATACATGCACTGACCACCATCTCATGATACTTTTCACTcaacagaaataaaaaaaataataaatatgagaATTTCTGCTAACGTATATCTAGTTCCATACTGAATATACAATAGAtagattttaaatatataatccTAATAATATCTTCTATATTTTCTATTAATCCTGGCCTTTAGAAGAAGCTATGTTGCAACACCAAGTATAATTACTTGTAAAGATTCTCGGGGAGACCATGCGTCGGTTATGAATGATGACGTGTTAATTAAAGTATTCAAGATCGCATGAAGGAAGATTACTAGTTGGCAAGAGTAGGTGTGAGGTGATAAGTTTGAATTAATCTTATCATATATGAGGCACGAACAAGTTTAATGTGTTAATTGCATGATAAGATACAAAGCTGACAGCAACATCGAGGGCTACATGACTGTTAAGTAGGATATTTTGTTAgctaaaattcagaaaaatactTAGGTTACCGCAGGGATTAAGAACTTTTTTCTAGCCATTTATTTTGTGTTCTATCAACCTAGGTTCATGACTTCCCTTCGCATCGATCAGCTCAAGCATAGTATATGTCTAATATTCCTAATTTATCTTTTAACTtatctaaataaaaaaaaaaattgggagaaagagagagttcTTACTTATTCAAATTCAGATTTTTATTATACACCACTATCGAATTGTATCCAGAATCTATGGTTGCTAAGTAGAAGAGAATGACCATTGGAATGGACTTGGTTcaaatataaaatatggaaAAAAATGCATAGATTAATGTCGGCAAAATTGCATTCCCTTCTTTGGGCCCTATGAAGGAAACATCaagaagaaacaaaataaaaatcaaaatttagacccATCTATCCCCCTCTACCCCCATCATGCACGTTGGCTGATAAGGCCAGGTGAGAGGATAAGCACAAGAATCCCAATTGATCAGCCCCTCCCACACCAAACAAAGTACGAATTGGAAGGCAAATGGATGAAGTCATGAGCCACATTGGCCCACTTAATCCCCATCCGACTATCCGAGCAAAGCTTCTGCACTTATAGAATTGGTGTTAATGACCCATTCGAAGTTTGAAGACACCTCCGTTCGCCGAACCGCTGCACGCAAAGGCATTCAAATCCCTCCTCTTAAGAAATAGGGgattccttcctctctctcttcttttattAAAGCTCCAACCACACACTTCATTATGCTGTTCTATCCCATCAATACCCTTCCTTGTGATATATCTGCTCGGCCCAGGACAGTAACGAGTTTTGTGACCCCTTGGAAACGCCTCTGAATTCAACTTGCAACCCATCCAGCATCATCTCACAACCTCTTCAAATGATGAGGCCTGGAAAGAGCTGTGCTGGCTTTGATCCTTCAAATGATGATGAACCATTATATCAAGCTGGCCCCATTTATGGGATATTATTACTTTCTAATATTGATcttgttaaaatatttgaaaaagaag
The Phoenix dactylifera cultivar Barhee BC4 chromosome 3, palm_55x_up_171113_PBpolish2nd_filt_p, whole genome shotgun sequence DNA segment above includes these coding regions:
- the LOC103701131 gene encoding uncharacterized protein LOC103701131, coding for MGGPQVPPLDLLPLVPSPSIGMASSHSHHRLPWKHGELVFCLKSETSVGADVGRPHMLVEVTLSFFMKFAIPSPVEGGFYRFGCHITPRERYMLPVDNPSLCFSTPDASAKTAAMLVPDAKPRLGEILRLLVPDISRFAHATMKSAESQGHTAMKVSVEAVAIVKVNFDMVEKYWRLRPGDDDEEESLGTCAVCLGEIRKERFWPARLACSHTFHLRCIALWLQRQNSCPLCRSEQHIIVDA